In the genome of Neodiprion pinetum isolate iyNeoPine1 chromosome 2, iyNeoPine1.2, whole genome shotgun sequence, one region contains:
- the LOC138190470 gene encoding Golgi-associated plant pathogenesis-related protein 1-like, whose product MASNVRMKRLMMKLKRQKGLPFVKECLRVHNKYRAIHGSTPLRLNSEITSYAQEWANSLAKREAFEHRPDCLYGENLFSAFDDSDEWLILASDPVRCWYSEIELYTFDEFLVQPKTSNTGRFTQMIWKSTLELGVGISLHFSGRVYIVCCYDPVGNISGNYNANVLPPAKAAKYKDKALRCYFSDIDSNGKDSNVY is encoded by the exons ATGGCATCGAACGTCAGAATGAAAAGGCTAATGATGAAATTGAAGAGGCAAAA GGGCTTACCGTTCGTCAAGGAATGTCTGAGGGTCCACAACAAGTACAGAGCGATCCATGGATCGACCCCACTTCGACTAAATTCCGAG ATCACAAGCTACGCGCAAGAGTGGGCAAACAGTTTGGCGAAAAGAGAAGCTTTCGAGCATAGACCCGACTGCCTGTACGGGGAAAATTTATTCTCTGCATTCGACGACAGCGACGAATGGCTTATCCTTGCAAGCGATCCCGTCCGATGCTG GTACTCTGAGATCGAGCTTTACACCTTCGACGAGTTTTTAGTCCAGCCAAAGACCTCTAACACGGGCCGCTTCACGCAGATGATTTGGAAAAGCACGTTGGAATTAGGGGTGGGGATATCGCTGCACTTCTCAGGCCGCGTCTACATCGTGTGCTGCTATGATCCGGTTGGAAACATCTCCGGAAATTACAACGCGAACGTTTTGCCACCAGCGAAAGCTGCCAAGTACAAAGACAAG GCATTGCGATGCTATTTTTCGGACATCGACAGTAATGGAAAAGATTCCAATGTTTACTAA